From the genome of Streptomyces sp. NBC_01116, one region includes:
- a CDS encoding alpha/beta hydrolase, producing the protein MDTRRLLRTFAIGIGTAGLLISGCSGSGSSPSASATGTAAPEGLSSYYAQKLSWRDCGVEGFECATMKAPKDYDQPDDGDIDLAVSRKKATGPGRRIGSLLVNPGGPGGSAVGYLQGYAALGYPAQVRARYDMVAIDPRGVARSEPVECLTGPEMDAYTQVDQTPDDGAEVKKLSASFQKFAAGCEKRSGEILPYVSTVDTARDMDVLRALLGDEKLHYVGASYGTFLGATYADLFPERAGRLVLDGAMDPSQKAVDMNRDQTAGFEGAFQSFAADCVEQPDCPLGTTSTADAATALKQLFKDLDAKPIPTGDDRKLGESLATTGVIAAMYDEAAWPQLREALAGAQRSDGSGLLSLADSYYEREPNGKYANLMFANAAVNCLDLPPAFDGPDAVEKAVPDFEKASPVFGRGFAWASLNCAYWPTEATGTPHRTEAKGADPIVVVGTTRDPATPYKWSRSLAEQLSSGTLLTYEGDGHTAYGRGSDCVDTAINTYLLEGTAPTDGKKCT; encoded by the coding sequence ATGGATACCAGGCGGCTGCTCCGCACCTTCGCCATCGGGATCGGCACTGCCGGCCTGCTCATCTCCGGCTGTAGTGGCAGCGGCTCGTCGCCGAGCGCCTCGGCCACCGGCACCGCGGCTCCCGAGGGGCTGTCGTCGTACTACGCGCAGAAGCTGAGCTGGCGCGACTGCGGCGTGGAGGGGTTCGAGTGCGCGACGATGAAGGCGCCGAAGGACTACGACCAGCCGGATGACGGCGACATCGACCTCGCCGTCTCCCGCAAGAAGGCCACCGGTCCGGGCCGGCGGATCGGCTCCCTCCTGGTGAATCCGGGCGGCCCCGGCGGCTCCGCGGTCGGCTATCTCCAGGGGTACGCGGCACTGGGCTATCCCGCCCAGGTGAGGGCCCGCTACGACATGGTCGCGATCGACCCGCGCGGTGTGGCCCGCAGCGAACCCGTCGAGTGCCTCACGGGGCCGGAGATGGACGCCTACACCCAGGTCGACCAGACGCCCGACGACGGGGCGGAGGTCAAGAAGCTGAGCGCGTCCTTCCAGAAGTTCGCGGCGGGCTGCGAGAAGCGGAGCGGCGAGATCCTCCCGTACGTGTCCACCGTCGACACGGCCCGGGACATGGACGTCCTGCGGGCCCTGCTCGGCGACGAGAAGCTGCATTACGTCGGAGCCTCGTACGGGACCTTCCTGGGCGCCACCTACGCGGACCTCTTCCCGGAGCGGGCGGGCCGCCTCGTCCTGGACGGGGCGATGGACCCCTCCCAGAAGGCCGTCGACATGAACCGCGACCAGACGGCGGGCTTCGAGGGGGCCTTCCAGTCCTTCGCCGCCGACTGCGTCGAGCAGCCGGACTGCCCGCTCGGCACCACGTCCACCGCCGACGCGGCGACCGCGCTGAAGCAGCTCTTCAAGGACCTGGACGCCAAGCCCATCCCGACCGGCGACGACCGCAAGCTGGGCGAGTCCCTGGCCACCACCGGGGTGATCGCCGCCATGTACGACGAGGCGGCCTGGCCCCAGCTCCGCGAGGCGCTGGCGGGCGCGCAGCGCAGCGACGGCTCCGGCCTCCTGTCCTTGGCCGACAGCTACTACGAGCGCGAGCCGAACGGGAAGTACGCGAACCTGATGTTCGCCAACGCCGCCGTGAACTGCCTCGACCTGCCGCCCGCCTTCGACGGCCCCGACGCGGTCGAGAAGGCGGTCCCGGACTTCGAGAAGGCCTCCCCGGTCTTCGGCCGCGGCTTCGCCTGGGCCTCCCTGAACTGCGCCTACTGGCCCACCGAGGCCACGGGCACCCCGCACCGCACCGAGGCGAAGGGCGCCGACCCGATCGTGGTCGTCGGCACCACCCGCGACCCGGCCACCCCGTACAAGTGGTCCCGCTCCCTCGCCGAGCAGCTCTCCTCCGGCACCCTGCTCACCTACGAGGGCGACGGCCACACCGCGTACGGCCGGGGCAGCGACTGCGTCGACACGGCGATCAACACGTACCTCCTGGAGGGCACCGCGCCCACCGACGGCAAGAAGTGCACCTGA
- a CDS encoding class IV adenylate cyclase has protein sequence MKHEYEAKFLAVDVAGLQNKLSALGAVQAFPRTLLTRKIFENDSLDGGAWIRLRDEGTRSTLTLKQVTDATTIDGTKEIETEVTDLHAMADILRRVGLTEVRYQENYREEWRLGEVAFDFDTWPDLPTFLEIEGPDEASVRQAAALLDLAYSEARFGSVDEIYKSESNRDILSEPTLLFSETEKQKEASPTAQDR, from the coding sequence ATGAAGCACGAATACGAGGCGAAGTTCCTGGCCGTGGACGTCGCCGGCCTCCAGAACAAGCTGAGCGCCCTCGGTGCCGTCCAGGCGTTCCCCCGCACTCTCCTCACCCGCAAGATCTTCGAGAACGACTCCCTCGACGGCGGAGCCTGGATTCGGCTGCGGGACGAGGGCACCCGCTCGACGCTCACCCTCAAGCAGGTCACCGACGCCACGACGATCGACGGCACCAAGGAGATCGAAACCGAGGTCACCGACCTTCACGCCATGGCCGACATCCTGCGCCGGGTCGGCCTCACCGAGGTCCGATACCAGGAGAACTACCGCGAGGAATGGCGCCTGGGCGAGGTCGCCTTCGACTTCGACACCTGGCCGGACCTCCCCACCTTCCTGGAGATCGAAGGACCCGACGAGGCATCGGTGCGCCAGGCCGCCGCCCTGCTGGACCTCGCCTACTCCGAAGCCCGGTTCGGCAGCGTCGACGAGATCTACAAGAGCGAGTCCAACCGCGACATCCTCTCCGAACCCACGCTCCTGTTCTCCGAAACCGAGAAGCAGAAGGAAGCTTCTCCCACGGCCCAGGACCGTTGA
- a CDS encoding class I SAM-dependent methyltransferase has protein sequence MQTQSLWEHTLTFFPQFLATLRERVAPDATVAVVGASDGKFVLPLAAAGYRVVAVERDAVALHGGDVHLPGDSQAHALGLIDRLKLEELHERVEVVEDDFLDGEPLGPQCDAVWTSCSWHYSANHHRPLGEFVDRMQRLVRPGGMFGAEFMMPVERRHHMIEHYTSPERLHPHFIGDWEVLLTLRTTEFTERAHVGQLHDHTHRMGLLLAARASTLTDHF, from the coding sequence ATGCAGACTCAGAGCCTGTGGGAGCACACCCTCACGTTCTTCCCGCAGTTCCTCGCCACGTTGCGGGAACGTGTCGCCCCTGACGCCACCGTCGCGGTGGTCGGCGCGAGCGACGGCAAGTTCGTCCTGCCCCTCGCCGCCGCCGGCTACCGCGTCGTCGCCGTCGAACGTGACGCGGTCGCCCTCCACGGGGGCGACGTCCACCTCCCGGGTGACAGCCAGGCCCACGCGTTGGGACTGATCGATCGACTGAAGCTCGAAGAACTCCACGAACGCGTAGAGGTCGTTGAGGACGACTTCCTGGACGGTGAACCTCTGGGCCCGCAGTGCGACGCGGTCTGGACGAGCTGCTCGTGGCACTACAGTGCCAACCACCACCGCCCGCTCGGCGAGTTCGTCGACCGCATGCAGCGCCTGGTCCGCCCAGGCGGCATGTTCGGCGCGGAGTTCATGATGCCCGTCGAAAGACGCCACCACATGATCGAGCACTACACCTCCCCGGAACGCCTTCACCCCCACTTCATCGGCGACTGGGAGGTCCTGCTCACCCTGCGCACCACCGAGTTCACGGAACGCGCCCACGTCGGCCAGCTGCATGACCACACCCACCGCATGGGCCTCCTGCTCGCGGCCCGGGCGTCCACCCTCACCGACCACTTCTGA